TacggactgcaagtgtatgtcGAATGCATGAGAACATTAGATGGGAAAGTGTTAACTGTGACACAAAGTGTTTGGTGAACACAGTTCACCAGTAGGTTTTGGCAGGAACTTGACTCGGGCCCGGGATCCCAAAGGGAgaagacgtgcctgagtcaCGACTTGTTAATCTCCCTAGTTGAGATTTGTAGAGTAGACCAGGGTAGTGTTGATTGATGCTGGATGTGGTGCAGTACTGTCCCCTTCtggattaacctcgcctagatgaggcacatctttttctgttattgcttgTGAAATTGTAATAAAGCTTAAAAGGGTTTCAAATTTGTAAAACACGAACAAATGAGACAGATGTGTGGATTGGAGAATAGTAGTATAGTGTAACCTCGAGTTACATGTTTTAATCGTAACATTTGGTGTGCAGGTGAATGCCTCCCCGTCCCTTACCTCCACAACCTCCAGTGACCGCATTATGAAATATAAACTCATTTCTGATGTCATCAACATTGTCATCCCTCCTGGAGAGCTTCCAGAGTAAGGAAAGGTTGGATGTAATTCATGTAAGAGAGCAGGCTATGATGCTCATGTACAAAGCCCTTAAGAGAACAGGCAACATGAAGACCAATGTAACTTACATCCAAAGCACAGTGAGGGGCAAGAACTCTTTAAACCAatactttttaaagcaaaggcGTGCAAGACTTGTGATTATCATCCACTCATTAGAGATGTCAAGCTGAGGTTGGCTCCGTCAAGTAGCTATCAAACTCATGCTTAAGTCACACTACTTTTAAACCTAATATAGTTTATTGCTCAAgtgcaaaatttttatttttatgttaaggTAAGCTGATAAGCACTTCTAGAATAAAAGCGATCTGGAATCAATAGTATTTGTCTGTCCTAACAAGCTGCAGTTTTCAAGAACAGAATGTAttggtttttgttctttttcagtGTTCGGTGGTGTAAAGTACCAGCAAAAGAACATTATGGgaacttttatcttttgtaagTACCGACAGATAATCACTGACACACATTATTCTGAGTTTCTTTGAACTTTATATTGATGAGGAACTTTCAGTAACACTGAGATTGTCTTAAATATCTGTTTGTCCCCTACATTACTCGATCttcaacctacgctttgcagacatagatctgttagcagacactaaaaaataactaaaagacCTCAGCAGACAGTTTAAATGCCTACGGAATGGAGATCAgtactgaaaagagcaaagttatggtcaatAGCAGCGGCAAAGCAAAGATCTATATGAATGGGGTACAATGAAATATGAACGAAGGCTCCAAGAAGTAAGCAGCTTCGAGTACTTGGGAGCCTCCCTCTCCAAGGCAGCTCCACaccagcaacagcggcaatggctagactagacagggtctggcatagccataagataagattcactaccaagtacaagctgtacaaatccctggtagtggcCATCCTGCTCTACAGATGCAACACATAGACTCTGCTTACCAAAACAGAATGCAGACCAAAATGCATTTCTGTGGGTACTTGGAAGCAAAAGCTGTGCCATTAAGCATGACatccaaacaaaataatgcatGTGACATATGCTCACTCAAAAACAATAAGACAcgtgcagacatttttttttatacaaagcAAGACCAATGCCCAACGATCCCCAGGACTGATGATATAGATGTTAACTAAGACGTGCATTCTGGTCTACAGATATGATGAGGATCTTGCACAGGCCGACCTTCTGAACCAAGAAATCAAGGTGAGAGCTGGTGCAGGCAATGCTATGGTGCGTGGGGCACGTGACCTGCGAAAACCCAGTCAGGCCACTTGGAAATAAGGCCCAAGAACAACAAAACCTATTcagagattaaaaaataaacacaacacatacacagatgttTAAATTTGTTGCAAACATTGGAGGTAGGGAAATGATAGGCAAGGGAGAAGATTGTCATCCTGGACCAATTTTCAGCACAATGTTGCTGATTGGACTGTTTTTATGGAGATatacatttctctttttatagatattttccTGCCTagacaaaaacattaacatgaaAAATTGCTTTTGAACTACAGTATATAAATGGTAAACACATCCAGCTTTTGAAAATTTGAGTTGCTGCCACATTGTATACTTCATGTTCTTTTTTGAAAGCACCAAGTAGTGAATGAGGGACAGCCACCATGCCTGCAACCTTGTGCAAATTATCTAGGATATGGAGTTGTGATTTTGGTGTGGATAAACCTTTCCCTCATTCTCCACAGCTGACCATTGTTATACAAGTGCAAATTTCATTCTGTTGTATACCATAATTTGAAAATGTGATGCAACTTGTTGTGCACCCTTACTGCTAGTTGctgtgaaattattttacaattgtGGTAGTGATTTAGAGCTTCATAAAGTTTTGGGAATACTGCAGCAGCAGTGATgatcttgatatttttttaagtgaagtTATCACTGTGTATAGCATCGCATACTTCACCGTTTGCTAATTACTTTACATACCGGTCAACTTTGAAGTAATGTTTGTAAAGAATCCTACCAGAGAGGCTAACTTGTCTTCATGGGAGTGGATTGAACCTTTGACTTCATATGCAGGACTTGTATACTCAAGGAATTAtgatgaaggaaggaaagatagTATGCAGTGTATCTGAcatgattgtattgactgcaatttggtttttgtgcatgcaatgttatgatgtcacagaaataaaatattagaaaaaaactgGAAGCATATATTTTTTCCAACAGCTTTAGTAATCTGGACGTGACTACCACAAAAACGTTTCTTTGTCCAGTTTTAGTTTTCCGTCAAGGATTATATTTCATCACAAATGATCACACACACTGTTCAgcagttttcacatttatttctgaGTTTATACAGCTTTGCCACTTGCTCATTCCTGCAATATAAACAATTCTTATTAGTTTTTTGCAACTAGCAAAGGCAAAATAGATAAGTTTGGATCCTACAGAGCACTACAACCTTATCCTAATACTGTTGGTCTCTGCAGTActgaaatattacttttgtaaGAATGGATTTGTTAGCACTCACTTCTGGGATTTCCACCTCGCCCGAGTTAATCCTTTCAATCAACGCATGAGGATTGGCTTTCTCCACAGTACATCCAACAGACTGAGCCGTTCCTGCACAATCATTTTTGTGCATGTTACAAAAAGCTTAAGCATAAGGACAACAAAATCTCCAATAAAGCTGGTATCAAGTGACATTTTAGGAGCCAGTGAATAATACTTTTTGATTTTATGAGCATTTGTGACATCTGCAGCAACTTGAATATGAGGTGCAAGCTGGCATTTAACTAAGCAGTACCtttcacattttctgctttccaaaaactacaaacaaaacGTACACATTTCTAGTAAAGATCACATCTATTTTCACTATCTAAAGGCCAAAAGCTCTAAATTCTTCACCAAGAACCTCCTTGACAGTGCCCTGCAGGGTCCTGGCCATACTGCGAGACCGCATTGTCCTTGCAATCTTGATCACATCTTCCAGTGTGATATTGCCAGCATGCTTAACTGATGacagtttatataaaaaaaatttaatcctACACTTGAGAACAAACCTGAAACCTGTTCTTTGCTAACAAGTGATTCTTTCAGCCTTACTCTAAATTACAGTCCTGCATACTAGAGGGGACTACTCGTGAAACCATTTGCAGATTTGAGTCCAACCACATCAGTTATGTGATAATTTGTCTACGAAATAAGTTTGTGTTGAAGTTGCAATTTATAGTCATAGTATATTGTGTAACTCTAATTAACATGTAGTGCAATATGCCCAATGATTTAAATGGTTTGGATGACACAATTGGTCAGATAATAGCTGGAGATAGCATCTCCACATAGCACATTAAAAGGCTTTTAATCCATCTACGAAAAGCCCTATGCAAACTCGCATGTAGCTTAAATCATCCAAGGCAGCAGTAACAGGCCAGGTGCCATGCTGACCGCATAAACCAAACAaggaattttatattttgcgTGCCTATAGACATGCCACGTTACTttgaacagcatttttttttcatctgatcaCGACAGCACAGTTTTATTGAAAATCTAGTTTTTCTTACACATAACGAGCAATGAGTGTGTCATGCTTAGAACTGTATGCTAAGATACtgactgtttttctgtttcttgcgATCACGTGGAGGCTCCTTCAGCGCCTTGATAATAAGAGACGCAGCACTGGGAATGACATCTACACGAGCCTGTCGGTTTTGCACAATTAGCTTCACAGTCACCTTTAGCCCCTTCCAGTCTGCAGTAGCTTTGGCAATATCATCACCAACCTTTTTAGGAGACTGTAAAAACACATGCAGAATCTTGCATTCACTAAGAGAAGAGAGTAAACACTGACCATATGTGTTATGAGATGGAAACAAGTTGTCAAATGTTTAATGTATGTGTAACGAGACCCAATGACTCTTTACACGAACAATGGGTCTTGTGGTAAAGGAAAAGCTGATGTTTCTTAGAGAACCAACATCTCCTTAATGACTGTCCAAAGGCAGATACTTGGTCTTGTGGTGCTGCACAATGTCTTCAACAGAACATGTCTTAATGTAGCAGACATTAGCAATGGGAATGTTGAGATAATTCAGTGGCAATTTAAAATGAGCTAAGAAAAAGTGACGGTTCAGTCTAGGCATGCTTCTTTTATGGTcccttttgttttattactcCACATtgagtcttacaggaaacagtCCGTAAAACATTCCATGAACTATGACCTTAAGTGCATGCGCAAACCTTGGATTTTCCCTAGGTCGTTGGGTCTTGTTACACAGACACAAGCTGGcagtaaagagagagaagaattaaGCAAGTTACATCTAGCTGCCAGGAAACATGATCACAACATGCATGTTAAGTTTTCTGCacagattgttttatttttcaggtgATATAGAGAGCAGTAATGAACCTTACCTGAGAACCAGCCAAATGCTGATcaacaggtatatatatatatggagctTTTATCTGTCAGTTCATCACAATCACCAGAAAACTAGAAATATCTTACCAGACCCAATGGACCTATCTTGGGGGCAAGGGCAGAGGTTGCAGGCACCTCTCCACCAACAGCTCTGCAGATAACTGAAACAAAGTTTTTAGAGAATCTAGTAGAAGATTGAAGCAGATTAACACTTTAAGGAAAGGCACATATAGGGGCCAAATTCTTTGGAAAATATTATGAAGCTGTTCACAGCAGTATAGTATAAACAATTACAAAGCTCTGACATGCTACCATCATAGAGTAAGCTAATGCTTATCCAGTCTACTATGCCTTTGTGATACTGGGGTAGCGGTAATAACACTTTAGAATTTCTGACATTCCTGCCCAAAGAACTGCAATAGTACTGCCCCTCGCTTGATAATATTACGTTGTCAgttttttaagtaataaatgTTATACATAGAAGTACACTgccacccttcctcccccccccaaaaaaaaacaaacaaacaacaaaaaacactgaCACACCGAGAAGTCAATTCAACTATGAACTGGTTAAGCAAAACGTACGCAGTATTTTGGTGTGTGCAGTTATTAATGTCTGCTGTCTCACTCTTCCCGATCCTGATTCGTGTTCTAACCGCGATTCGGAAATGTCAGTAAATCTCAAACATACGCGTGCTGGAAAGCTAAATACTAATATATTTTGGTTTCAAACCATATTATACTGGCTCTACAGTAAATACTCTGGAACTGCTTATCATGTCAGACACTTAACAGACCTGTGCATCATGTTGACCCGCATCATCAGCTCTTCGAAGGCATGACGACcataaacactaaaatataaataaataccttCAACAACAGCAGTGGGGTCGAATTTGGGGGGCATGATGACTGTCTACGACGGTTTTTTAGGTGTTGGATGAGCTGATTTCAGCACGACCAAATAAGCTGCACCACACCGTCACCTACACAAAAGCGGAAAAGGAAGTAACAATCTCCACAGAGAGTTATCTTCCCCACAGAGAAGTCGCCACAGAGAGTTATCTTCTACTTCCGCTTTAGGCCAAGTCTGTGGTCTCGAGACTCCTGTCAGCTCATATCTGTATCAACCTACAGGCGAAAGATTcaagtctttttatttgtaactagacatttttatttttttgtaagcgAAAATGTAAACGCTGTTGACACTTGTGTATCATCAGTGCGAAACACTTCAGGTTACATGCAAGatacatttaaagatttttcaagaagaaataatatttatttaaaatttcatgaaaatgatattcagttattttgcattaaatttacatttataaatgatATGTAAATATGATTTACATTGCAGAAGATTAATGAGTTAACGTGCACTTAATGAATCGTAAGAATATTGCCCActtaaaaagtgtatttaatcAAACCTTTGACTTTCATAGTGAGCTAGGGGAGAGAATGTGGGTTCAAACGGTATACCATGGACGTCTATTTAGTTCGTGGGTATACAACATGTCGGCCTGGCGCGATCGTCGCATGCGTAACCAAGGCTTAAACAAGAGCCATTTTCGGTATCAGCGCGAGGCTTGGATATAAAATAAGTTAGGGCAGGTGTGAACATGATTTTATTCAGcatcaaaacatacatttttcaacaaaaacattgaGCATTGCTCCTCGATGTAAACCACTGATCCAAAAATCACCGCAATTGTCATACTTTTTAGCACTCACTTGCACACAAGTTTCACACgctataactatatatattattgagatgtatacttttttaatttaaccaaCTTTCACAGAGGATGTGtactaagttttttttatttgttttctctttacaaacaaaacattgagaTGCACTCACAAACTGCTGTGGCCATTACCTGAGTGAGGTAATGAGCATgtgcatttttatatattgtatgtgtgtgtgtgtgcatgtgtgtgtctatatgcaTGCGTGTTGTTCCTAGTTTACAAACACATCATCTCCTACTTCATATAAATGCATGACGGGATGGCGGGAAGGGTGGGGTCAGCATGGGAAGAAAATTTCTCTCTATGGACATGAGTTTTGGGACCTGGCAAAACCACAGACGCGTAGAAAGAAGTTTGTGCCAAAAGCAGCTAGagagtggggaggaggagggggaattTGTGTTTCACGCCGACCCAGGAACTAAAGGCtatatatcatggcaaggcaggcAGCCTTGTAAACCACCGTTTCTTTTGAGGTCAGCTTAAAGCTCTGCGTTATTTCTAGTTTGTAGATATAATTCCATATACTTTCCTGTTCCTCTGTGCACCAAACTGTGTGATGTTTGCCAGCAAGTCTAATGACCGTGTACCACATGGATGATGCTTGTGTTGTGTGTAATGTAATGAGTTTCGACAATCACGATCCCTGAAATGCAAAAGAGTGTATCgaccttttgtttttaatcaattCCTTCTTCTGCCAGAGTCAAAAAGATCGAAGTCAAATTTCTTCATTccacaattattttcatttcatcctGTTCACCTTTCTTGCACAAACATTTAATGATGGAGCTCACACCGTGCTGGCTTTCCTTGTCACGGCATCTAATATCTGGCTCTCCTTGCTTGTCACGACATCGAATATCTGGCTCTCCTTGTGTGTCACGACATCTAGTATCTTTATGAGCATCTGACGTCTATCTTGTCTTTACTGAAAATTATGACATCTAAAATGTCAACTTCCTTTTAGTCACAGGTCTGTTTTTTAACCGGTGATGTGACAGGTCAGTATCTGTCTTTTACAAAACCAGCAACCTTaagtgtatgattttttttccccccctgTAAATTACATCAACGTGACAGCAAGGTCATGCAATCACAACACATAAAAGACTCAGTCAAA
This is a stretch of genomic DNA from Pomacea canaliculata isolate SZHN2017 linkage group LG3, ASM307304v1, whole genome shotgun sequence. It encodes these proteins:
- the LOC112560291 gene encoding 60S ribosomal protein L12-like, with amino-acid sequence MPPKFDPTAVVEVICRAVGGEVPATSALAPKIGPLGLSPKKVGDDIAKATADWKGLKVTVKLIVQNRQARVDVIPSAASLIIKALKEPPRDRKKQKNIKHAGNITLEDVIKIARTMRSRSMARTLQGTVKEVLGTAQSVGCTVEKANPHALIERINSGEVEIPEE